The Propionispora hippei DSM 15287 genome includes the window ACCTTGGTCAAAATAAGGTTAAGTTGGACATGTTTCGTCAGGCGCTGATAGACTTCGGGTTATCTGAGGACGATATGGACTTCATCCCCCAGGATTTGGCTGGGGCTGATTACAGGGATGATCAGGGCAATCGGATTTCATCTATCTATTTCGAGAATGAAGCAAAGAAGTTGGATAGTGAAATTAAAGAATTTATGGCAAACCACAAAGATATCGACGACACCACAGTGCAGCTATATGCCGCTCAGGCCGGCATTGTCGAGAGTCAGGAAAAGCGGCTGAAGGCAAACGAAGATCTGCGGATGGAAGTGGAAGAGGAGACGCAAAATTGCCTTTACGCATTAACCAGGCACATTAAAGAGATTATCAATGACTATATCGATGAATTTAATGTGCTCGCCGAATTGTTGCGTGCTGAAGGTAAAGGGCGCCTGGAAACCCCTACCGATGATCCCGCCGGCTGGGAACTCCATATGTTTATTGGCTTCGACGGGAAGAAGCCGGCGCCGATAAACGGCCCTGACCTATCACAGGGACAACGAGCCTGTACAAGCCTTATGCTCCTCTTAGCCGCGATCAGTAACCGAAAGAATGGCGGGCTCATGCCAATCATGTTCTTGGATGAACCGCGCTCCAGGCTGGATGACGACCGCGGCAATGAAGTGGGCTGGCTCCTACAGGTGACCGACGTCCAGTATTTCATCACGCACCAACAGGGCGAATCGTTGAAATCGGTTGATTGGATTAACCACGCTTACACTTGCATCAAATGCGGTGAAGACGAACTGTTCACTCAGCCGATGATTCTGAAGCGGATGAGAACGGCATAAGGAGATATTGATGATTAATGACGCTGAATCTATCATCAGCAAGATGACAAGAGTTGAGGGGATTAAGTTTCCTGTGGCAAGAGTGCAGCGAGGCAGGGATTATGCCGGCCTTGCAATTTTTGATAAGCCCCATAACCTAAAACCTTTGATGCAGGAGTTGGTTAAGGATTTATCTAGGGGAGAAAAGCAATATCCTCCTCTGGAAAGGAGATACTCAAAAAAATACTCTATGGTCGACTTTCTCGATGCCATGGAGATTCTAACTATTGCTGGTATCATCCAGGTCGAAAGCAAAAATGTGCAGCCTAAAACCCAGTTGAAATGGAAAATAAGAAAGCTGGCGCTCGACCCGCGTGCCGAGGATGAACTGGAAGAAAGTGAACCTTCTAAAGAGACGGAACCCTTTAATATAGGGGCAGAGGCTGAAACCATCCTTGGCCCGCTATCAGGAATTTTGGCCGATTTAGTGAGAAAAGCAGTATTCGAGGAGCAAATCTTGGATGAATTCGGAAATGTTCTTGCTACGCCGAAAGCCATGGTCAAGTACAGATCAGTCATTTTAGCTTTAGCTTGGGCGGCAAAACTGATGGCTGAGAAACGTCGGGAGCCTCTGCGTGTCGTATCTCAACGGGTTTGGGGTGACAGTAAGCGGTTAGACGCTTACAAGGCCGAAATTGTTGCAGCCGGGAGAGATACACTTGATAACCTGCATCTTACGGCAACCTTTGAGACTACACTGGTTCACGGGAATGTGTCTTTCAAGGTCAACGGTATTTTTGGCACAATGCATGCCGGAATTCCGGCATGTTTGACAGATGCGACTATTGATAAATTGACAATCACGTCCGCACCGATAGACGGTATATTTATCATTGAGAACATAGCCGTCTTTCGTGAGGTGTTGTACCGCCGATACTTGACCCGGCCCAATATTTTCGTCATGTTCGGTGAAGGTTTTCTGTCTTCATCAAAACGTACTCTATTACGAAAGCTAATGGAAGCAACTAGAGCCATCGTAGTGTACGTGTGGGGAGATATTGACGCAAGCGGGCTCCAAATTGTCGAAGACATACATAACGTTTGCGTCGAGTGTGGAAGCCACGTAGCGCCGGTGCTGATG containing:
- a CDS encoding Wadjet anti-phage system protein JetD domain-containing protein translates to MINDAESIISKMTRVEGIKFPVARVQRGRDYAGLAIFDKPHNLKPLMQELVKDLSRGEKQYPPLERRYSKKYSMVDFLDAMEILTIAGIIQVESKNVQPKTQLKWKIRKLALDPRAEDELEESEPSKETEPFNIGAEAETILGPLSGILADLVRKAVFEEQILDEFGNVLATPKAMVKYRSVILALAWAAKLMAEKRREPLRVVSQRVWGDSKRLDAYKAEIVAAGRDTLDNLHLTATFETTLVHGNVSFKVNGIFGTMHAGIPACLTDATIDKLTITSAPIDGIFIIENIAVFREVLYRRYLTRPNIFVMFGEGFLSSSKRTLLRKLMEATRAIVVYVWGDIDASGLQIVEDIHNVCVECGSHVAPVLMSEDELELTCGKFIGSAHTALDSPVLCRIFPDVVEKVREGATMEQEELLIHWDKIESKLP